GATTTCCTTGTAGGTAGATTTCAGTGCATTGACTTTTTCAAAAATCTTTTGCTCCGGCTCGTTCACAAAGTCTGCCAGCTTCACCTTTTCAAGCTGTTCTGACAAGGTTAAAACCGTATTTTCAAGCCGGATAATCTCGTCTTTGAGCACCTGCAGTGGCTTTTCTATTTTTTCAGTTTTTTGCTGAATTTCCATTTCTATCTGCGCCGTCAGTTTTTTGATCGCCGCCTCGCCTTCCCGTATTGCATTCTGGCTTTGGGTGACTGCTTCAAAATGTTTTTCAAAAGCCGCCCGGTCGTTTTTGTCAAACCGTTCCCACAAAAAAAGCTGTTCGTGTTCCTTCGTTTTTTCCTTTGCCTGGTCCCAGCGTTCTCTGATAGCAGCTTTCCGCTTTTCAAGAACTGCAATCTGGTTAAACAGTCGCTCCACCGGCAATTGCGATTTCCTGACCAAATGCTCGCGTTGTTCGAGGTTCGAGAGACTTACTTCAGCAGTTTTGATTTCAGAATCCAGCGAATCATCATCGTGCAGCTTGGCGGGATGATGCGAAGAGCCGCAAAGCGGACACGGTTGTCCGTCTTCCAATGCAACCGAATATTTCTGCAAAGCAAGCTGCGTCTTCATACCTAGAAGAGTTGCCGAAAGCGACTTTCTCTCTCCCTCGCTTGCATTCAGGAAGTTTTGAATTGTGGTTTGAAAATTTTCAGGACTAACGGAGAGAGGCAGGTCATGGAGCAGCATGGCGCGGCTTTTTTCCAATTGTTCATCGAGTGCGGCTTGTTGAGTTTTCAATTCTGTCTGCAAATCTTCCGCCTCTGCCTTAACCATTTGCCTGTTTTCTGCCAGGCTGTCTGCCTTCAAAAACCATGATTTAATCAGGCTTAATTCATGAATATCAGCCAGCTCCGCTTTTTTGGATTCGTTTTCCTTTTCCTTGTCAAGCTTCTGTAGTTTCAACAGTTCAATCGCCTTATCAGTGACTTTCAACTGCGCTTCACCGCGCTCCAGTGCTTCCTTTCGCTTTGTGACAGCCGTCGAGCTTTCCAGAATCCGGATCACTTTTTCCAGCTCGTCGGCCGTATCCAGCAATTCTTCCCGCTTCCCGTACCGGGGTTTCAGCTCACTCAGGGTTTCGTTTTGCGTTTTAATCAAAACAGCCAGCTCTTTGCTTCTTAACTGGTTGTTTAAAAATTGCTTTTCCTCTCGCTCAGTATCTGATGCAAGCTTACGTTTTTGGTCAAAAAGCGATTTAAAATGGAGAGAACAGATTTCATAAATCTTGAGTACCTCCTCCCGAAGCTGCATTTCCGGAGCACTTAGTTCAAGCTCCTCTTTTTGCTTTTGAAGTAAACCGATCTTTTCCGCCGTCGCTTTCAGCCGTTGAAAAAGACTTTCCAACTCCGTTTGAAGTAACAACTCCGCATTTATCTTCCTGATCTCTGCTCTTATCAGCTCGCGCTTTTTTTGCTCTTCGTCGATCATTTCCGGGGTTACCTCGCCCAATCCTGTCAACTGACCATCCAGATTGGACAATGCAATATCGTTCTGCTTGCTCAGCGACCCGACGTTTCGGCTCAAATCATATTTTTCGAGCTGAAATAGCTCTTTCATCATCCGTGTGCGTTCCGCATCGCGGAGTTCGATAAACTCCTGGAAACGTCCCTGAGGGATAATGATCGTGCGACGGAAATTATCGTAGCTCAGCCCGATGATACTTTCAGTCGATTCCGTTTCCGGCAAGGGCACCCACTTTTCATCTTCCCAGATATAAGCCCTTCTCTCGAAAGTCTTTACGTCCTTAAAATTCTTTGTATTCCTTTTCCCGCGGACCGTGAACTTATACTTATCCCCTTTTTTCCCGGCAATGCATTCGAAATCTATCAAAAGATCATCGGAGCGCAGGTTCATCATATTGTAGGTCCGGTCGTCACCAGACTTGTTCAGCCGCTCGGTATCTCCATATAACGCAAAAGTGATCGCTTCCAGAATAGAAGATTTCCCGCTCCCGACCGCACCAAAAATCCCAAACAACGCAGCATCCGTCAAAGGATCAAAATCAATCTCCTGTTCAGTTTGGTAAGAATATAAGCCTTTTATTTTGAGGTATTTGGGGATCATTGTTTTGGCATTAGGCAGTATGCGTTAGGCTCTATGCTTTTAGCTTTAAGCTGTTAGCCATTAGCTTTTAGAATTAATATGTAATAATACCAAACACTAGCAGCCAGAAAACAACCAGCAAAGGGCTAATAGCTAACGGCCAATAGCTAAAGGCATAGAGCTTAAAACCTAAAGCATACAGCTTAACCCTCAAAGCCCCGCCAGCAAATCATCCAGATATTCCCTGTCGTTGCTAAGTCTGGGTACCTTGTTCTGTCCGCCTAGTTTCTGGCGTTTGCCCATCCAGGTGTAGAAGGTACCTGTAGGTACGAAATGGATCACCGGCGGCAGCAGGGCCATATCCTTGTATCTTTTAGCATCGTAATCCGAATTGACTTCCCGCAATGCAGCGTCGAGTGCCGTGCTGAATTCATTTTGATCAGCAGGTGCTTTGGTAAATTCGATAATCCATTCGTGGCTGCCCCGAGAGCCATCGCCCATATATACCGGGCCGGCTGTGTAATTTGCTACCAGGCAATCTGTCTTTTGAGCCGCTACCTTGATCGCGTGATCTGCATTCTCAACGATTACTTCCTCACCAAATGCATTGATAAAGTGCTTGGTACGCCCGCTTACTTTTACCCTAAACGGATAAACCGAAGTAAATTTAACTGTGTCCCCGATCAGATAGCGCCATAATCCCGCATTGGTCGAAATCACCATTGCATAGTTTTTACCTACTTCCACTTCGTCGAGCAGCAGTGCTTTCGGGTGCTTTTTACCAACTTCTTCTACTGGTACAAATTCGTAGAAGATGCCATAATCCAGCATCAGAAGCATTTCTCCTACCCTATTAATGTCATCCTGGATAGCGAAAAAGCCTTCCGACGCACTGTAAGTTTCAAGATATAAAACCTGATCCGACGGAAAATATTTGGTCATGAAAAGGTCACGGTAAGGCTCAAACGAAACTGCGCCGTGAACAAACACCTCGAAATCGGGCCACACTTCCAGCATATTTTTCTTGCCTGTCAATTCAAGTATCTGATCCAGCAGCACAATTGTCCAGGTAGGCACGCCGAGTATGCTCGTGACATTTTCCTGAGAGCAAATAGAAGCCATTTTTTCCAGCTTAGTCTCCCAATGGTCCATTAATGCCACTTCCAGTGGCGGTGTACGCATAAATTCTGCCCAGGAAGGCAGGTTTTGCATGATTACCGCTGAAACATCACCGATCTGCGTGTAATCATCAAATGGATTTGCGTGTAATGTACCTCCGATTGAC
This Dyadobacter sp. UC 10 DNA region includes the following protein-coding sequences:
- a CDS encoding SbcC/MukB-like Walker B domain-containing protein; translation: MIPKYLKIKGLYSYQTEQEIDFDPLTDAALFGIFGAVGSGKSSILEAITFALYGDTERLNKSGDDRTYNMMNLRSDDLLIDFECIAGKKGDKYKFTVRGKRNTKNFKDVKTFERRAYIWEDEKWVPLPETESTESIIGLSYDNFRRTIIIPQGRFQEFIELRDAERTRMMKELFQLEKYDLSRNVGSLSKQNDIALSNLDGQLTGLGEVTPEMIDEEQKKRELIRAEIRKINAELLLQTELESLFQRLKATAEKIGLLQKQKEELELSAPEMQLREEVLKIYEICSLHFKSLFDQKRKLASDTEREEKQFLNNQLRSKELAVLIKTQNETLSELKPRYGKREELLDTADELEKVIRILESSTAVTKRKEALERGEAQLKVTDKAIELLKLQKLDKEKENESKKAELADIHELSLIKSWFLKADSLAENRQMVKAEAEDLQTELKTQQAALDEQLEKSRAMLLHDLPLSVSPENFQTTIQNFLNASEGERKSLSATLLGMKTQLALQKYSVALEDGQPCPLCGSSHHPAKLHDDDSLDSEIKTAEVSLSNLEQREHLVRKSQLPVERLFNQIAVLEKRKAAIRERWDQAKEKTKEHEQLFLWERFDKNDRAAFEKHFEAVTQSQNAIREGEAAIKKLTAQIEMEIQQKTEKIEKPLQVLKDEIIRLENTVLTLSEQLEKVKLADFVNEPEQKIFEKVNALKSTYKEITALFEQTEQQLNALEMEKNVLAGSQATLQAALDSYRKDLMDIQGKIDLELSRYEFNSESQVEAILGKNIQIDTERKAIETFKFALETTSRDLQQLLQENTEQQYNAEQHEAATLAKQTLTASLNAHQKEEGGLDRLLKKMADDLAKKQLLVKEKERLTLRKAHLDDLSKLFRSSGFVDYASSIYLNNLIQAANHRFHQMTHQQLHLELGEGNSFWIRDLLNGGHMRLLKTLSGGQKFQAALSLALALADHIHVRNESKHNFFFLDEGFGSLDKNALQTVFETLKSLRKENRIVGIISHVEDLQQEIQTYLKITESEEGSRIEASWK
- a CDS encoding GH3 auxin-responsive promoter family protein, which encodes MKLVNDMTVWFLKRRFERIEQFMKYPIETQQRIFSELIETARYTEWGSRYNYSQIRSVKEFQEQVPVSTYEDLYPYIERVLKGEPNVMWPSPIEWFSKSSGTTNARSKYLPVSPEALEECHYEGGKDMMTLLINNRPDTRVFDGKGLSIGGTLHANPFDDYTQIGDVSAVIMQNLPSWAEFMRTPPLEVALMDHWETKLEKMASICSQENVTSILGVPTWTIVLLDQILELTGKKNMLEVWPDFEVFVHGAVSFEPYRDLFMTKYFPSDQVLYLETYSASEGFFAIQDDINRVGEMLLMLDYGIFYEFVPVEEVGKKHPKALLLDEVEVGKNYAMVISTNAGLWRYLIGDTVKFTSVYPFRVKVSGRTKHFINAFGEEVIVENADHAIKVAAQKTDCLVANYTAGPVYMGDGSRGSHEWIIEFTKAPADQNEFSTALDAALREVNSDYDAKRYKDMALLPPVIHFVPTGTFYTWMGKRQKLGGQNKVPRLSNDREYLDDLLAGL